From Aquificota bacterium, one genomic window encodes:
- the pyrE gene encoding orotate phosphoribosyltransferase, with protein sequence MDKERLKNLIKERSLKVAEEPIFKLSSGRLSRYYIDLKQITFDPESLYTLGRVMYESIKDLRPDGVGGLTLGADPIAYSVAMISYLEGSPIKPFVVRKEPKAHGTGRQIEGLLKAGDRVVVFEDVITTGASALKAVQACQKEGYEVLCVYAVVDREEGGRENLEREGLKVFSLFKVSDLL encoded by the coding sequence ATGGATAAGGAAAGGCTAAAGAATCTTATAAAGGAAAGGTCCTTAAAGGTTGCTGAAGAACCCATATTTAAACTATCTTCGGGAAGGCTAAGCAGGTATTACATAGACCTAAAGCAGATCACCTTTGACCCGGAAAGCCTGTATACACTCGGTAGAGTGATGTATGAAAGCATAAAGGACCTAAGGCCCGATGGGGTGGGTGGACTTACCCTTGGCGCAGACCCTATAGCCTACTCTGTAGCCATGATATCTTACTTGGAAGGAAGTCCCATAAAGCCCTTTGTGGTAAGAAAGGAGCCAAAGGCCCATGGCACAGGAAGACAAATAGAAGGATTGTTGAAGGCTGGGGATAGAGTGGTGGTCTTTGAAGATGTTATAACCACTGGTGCCTCTGCCCTAAAGGCTGTTCAAGCCTGTCAAAAAGAAGGCTATGAGGTTCTATGCGTTTATGCGGTGGTAGACAGGGAAGAGGGCGGAAGGGAGAACTTGGAAAGGGAAGGGCTAAAGGTTTTCTCCCTTTTTAAGGTCTCCGACCTACTATGA
- the leuD gene encoding 3-isopropylmalate dehydratase small subunit: protein MIVRGRVWKFGDNVDTDQIIPARYLNTSDPYELAQHVMEDSEHPNFAKEHKEGDIIVAGRNFGSGSSREHAPIAIKYAGVPVVIAKSFARIFFRNAINIGLPIVEAPQAVDEMDQGDEVEVDLEKGIVRNLTKGKEYQATKFPETLMAILKAGGLMEYAKEKLKANG from the coding sequence ATGATTGTAAGAGGTAGGGTTTGGAAGTTTGGAGACAACGTGGACACAGACCAGATAATTCCTGCCAGATATTTAAACACTTCAGACCCATATGAGCTTGCCCAGCATGTGATGGAAGACTCAGAACATCCCAACTTTGCCAAGGAACACAAGGAAGGCGATATTATAGTGGCTGGCAGGAATTTTGGCTCCGGCTCTTCCAGAGAGCATGCACCCATCGCCATAAAGTATGCGGGCGTGCCTGTGGTTATTGCTAAGTCCTTTGCAAGGATATTCTTTAGGAATGCTATAAACATAGGACTTCCCATAGTGGAGGCTCCACAGGCGGTGGATGAAATGGACCAAGGTGATGAGGTGGAAGTGGACTTGGAAAAGGGTATAGTGAGAAATCTCACTAAAGGAAAAGAATACCAAGCCACAAAGTTCCCGGAAACCCTTATGGCCATCTTAAAAGCCGGTGGCCTTATGGAGTATGCTAAAGAGAAGCTAAAGGCTAATGGATAA